One [Clostridium] saccharolyticum WM1 DNA segment encodes these proteins:
- a CDS encoding PadR family transcriptional regulator: protein MQEPVLRKLFLAFIQVHILHHAKKEPIYGSWMTEELKHHGYKISAGTLYPIFHNLEKDGLLRAESITVEGKVRKYYSITEKGTSVLEQAKEKIAELKGEIQ, encoded by the coding sequence ATGCAAGAACCTGTTTTAAGAAAACTTTTTTTAGCATTTATACAAGTTCATATTTTACACCATGCAAAAAAAGAGCCTATATACGGCTCATGGATGACAGAAGAGTTAAAACATCATGGGTATAAAATCAGTGCAGGAACACTGTATCCAATATTTCATAATCTGGAAAAAGACGGATTGTTAAGAGCAGAAAGCATAACCGTTGAGGGGAAGGTCCGAAAATATTATTCAATAACCGAAAAAGGGACTTCTGTCCTGGAACAAGCCAAAGAGAAAATTGCTGAATTAAAAGGAGAGATTCAGTAA
- the rplT gene encoding 50S ribosomal protein L20, translated as MARIKGGMNAKKKHNRVLKMAKGYRGARSKQYRVAKQSVMRALTSSYAGRKERKRQFRQLWIARINAAARINGVSYSVFMHGLKLAGVDLNRKVLADMAVNDAEGFTKLAELAKSKVA; from the coding sequence ATGGCAAGAATTAAAGGCGGTATGAACGCTAAGAAAAAACATAACAGAGTGTTAAAGATGGCTAAAGGCTACAGAGGCGCTCGTTCCAAACAGTATAGAGTTGCAAAGCAGTCCGTTATGAGAGCATTAACAAGCTCTTATGCAGGAAGAAAAGAAAGAAAGAGACAGTTCAGACAGTTATGGATCGCCCGTATCAACGCTGCAGCCCGTATCAATGGTGTGTCCTACAGCGTATTTATGCACGGCTTAAAGTTAGCTGGAGTTGATTTAAACAGAAAAGTTCTGGCCGACATGGCAGTTAATGATGCAGAAGGCTTCACTAAATTAGCAGAGCTGGCAAAATCCAAAGTGGCTTAA
- the rpmI gene encoding 50S ribosomal protein L35 — MPKLKTSKSAAKRFKVTGTGKLVRNKAYKSHILTKKSTKRKRNLRKDIVTDATNAKVMKKILPYL; from the coding sequence ATGCCTAAATTAAAAACAAGCAAATCAGCTGCAAAACGCTTCAAAGTTACAGGAACAGGAAAGCTTGTAAGAAATAAAGCTTACAAATCTCACATCTTAACTAAGAAATCAACTAAGAGAAAAAGAAATCTTAGAAAAGATATCGTTACCGATGCAACCAATGCAAAAGTAATGAAGAAGATTTTACCATATTTATAG
- the infC gene encoding translation initiation factor IF-3, with product MINEQIRDKEVLLIGENGEKLGIMSTRDALQMAKEAELDLVKIAPTAKPPVCKIIDYGKYRYELARKEKEAKKKQKVIEVKEVRLSPNIDTNDLNTKMGAARKFLEKGDKVKVTLRFRGREMAHMSKSKYILDDFAEKLADIATIDKPSKVEGRSMVMFLTAKR from the coding sequence ATGATTAATGAACAGATCAGAGATAAGGAAGTTCTGTTGATTGGTGAAAACGGAGAAAAATTAGGGATCATGTCTACCAGGGATGCTCTGCAGATGGCAAAGGAAGCAGAACTGGATTTGGTTAAAATTGCTCCGACTGCAAAACCACCGGTTTGTAAGATTATCGATTATGGTAAATACCGTTATGAACTGGCAAGGAAAGAAAAAGAAGCTAAAAAGAAACAGAAGGTAATCGAAGTAAAGGAAGTTCGTTTATCTCCTAACATTGATACGAACGATTTAAACACGAAGATGGGCGCCGCAAGGAAGTTCCTCGAAAAGGGAGATAAAGTTAAGGTAACCTTACGTTTCAGAGGTCGTGAGATGGCGCATATGTCAAAGTCAAAGTATATTCTGGATGATTTCGCTGAGAAGTTAGCAGATATTGCAACCATTGACAAGCCGTCCAAGGTGGAAGGAAGAAGCATGGTTATGTTTTTAACTGCAAAACGCTAA
- a CDS encoding EamA family transporter, with translation MWFVFALLSSVFAAFTSILAKMGIEGVNSNLATAIRTVVVVLMAWVIVFFTGAHTGVSEISKKSWLFLILSGIATGLSWICYYKALQMGEASKVVPVDKLSIVLTVLLAFLILHEQFSLNKLIGILMITVGTFVMIL, from the coding sequence ATGTGGTTTGTTTTCGCTCTTCTTTCCTCCGTTTTTGCTGCATTCACTTCCATTCTGGCTAAAATGGGAATCGAGGGGGTCAATTCCAATCTGGCTACGGCCATCCGCACAGTTGTTGTGGTACTCATGGCCTGGGTGATCGTTTTTTTCACAGGAGCCCATACAGGAGTTTCAGAGATCAGCAAAAAAAGCTGGCTTTTTCTCATTCTGTCCGGTATTGCCACCGGCCTTTCCTGGATTTGCTATTATAAAGCCCTTCAAATGGGAGAAGCTTCCAAGGTGGTTCCAGTAGATAAGCTAAGCATTGTACTCACGGTACTCCTGGCATTTCTTATTCTTCATGAACAGTTTTCCTTGAATAAGCTCATAGGTATCCTGATGATTACGGTTGGAACCTTTGTTATGATCTTGTGA
- a CDS encoding DUF1540 domain-containing protein, translating to MTKLDCNVTSCLHNSDNYCCKSAIIVEGSQAKDSYDTCCGSFDENKDGSFRNLFKTPESRLEVDCEAVNCVYNEDRHCSAEHIGIAGDGASTAEHTECSTFKTR from the coding sequence ATGACAAAATTAGACTGCAATGTAACAAGCTGTCTTCATAATTCCGATAATTATTGCTGCAAATCCGCCATCATCGTGGAAGGATCCCAGGCAAAGGATAGCTATGATACCTGCTGCGGAAGCTTTGATGAGAACAAAGACGGCTCCTTCCGTAACTTATTCAAGACTCCGGAAAGCCGTCTGGAAGTGGATTGTGAGGCGGTCAACTGCGTTTACAATGAAGACCGCCACTGCTCAGCTGAGCATATCGGAATTGCAGGAGACGGTGCAAGCACAGCAGAGCATACCGAATGTTCAACCTTTAAAACCAGATAA
- the thrS gene encoding threonine--tRNA ligase has product MKITLKDGSVKEYEHAMSVIDIASDISEGLARNACAGEVDGKVVDLRTVIDGDCSLSILTVSDPAGLSAYRHTASHILAQAVKRLYPQAKLAIGPSIENGFYYDFDIPSFSREDLDKIEDEMKKIIKEGVKIERFTLPREEAIKFMEEKGEPYKVELIQDLPEGAEISFYRQGEFTDLCAGPHLMNTKSIKAYKLISSSGAYWRGSEKNAMLTRVYGTAFAKKEELNEHLEYLASIKNRDHNKLGRDLEIFATVDVIGQGLPLLMPKGAKIVQTLQRWIEDEEEKRGYMRTKTPLMAKKDLYIISDHWDHYKEGMFVLGNEETDDEVFALRPMTCPFQYYVYKQSQKSYRDLPCRYGETSTLFRNEDSGEMHGLTRVRQFTISEGHLIVRPDQIEEEFKGCVDLAKYCLTTLGLEGDVTYRMSKWDPNNADHYLGTPEMWDEVEDMMRKILDHIGIQYTEAAGEAAFYGPKLDIQAKNVYGKEDTMITIQLDMFLAERFDMSFVDKDGTKKRPYIIHRTSMGCYERTLAWLIEKYEGAFPTWLCPEQVRILPISEKYHEYAGKVAAQLKENGILATVDERAEKIGYKIREARLSKLPYMLVVGQKEEEEGVVSVRSRFNGDEGQHPLSGFIDDICREIRTKEIKKINITEETK; this is encoded by the coding sequence ATGAAGATTACATTAAAAGACGGTTCAGTCAAGGAATATGAACATGCAATGTCAGTGATTGATATCGCTTCCGATATAAGCGAAGGTCTGGCTAGAAATGCCTGTGCAGGCGAAGTGGATGGAAAGGTTGTGGATTTAAGGACCGTTATTGACGGGGACTGCAGCTTAAGCATTCTCACTGTCAGCGATCCGGCAGGTCTTTCCGCTTATCGCCATACAGCAAGCCATATTCTGGCACAGGCTGTAAAAAGGCTGTATCCCCAGGCAAAGCTTGCTATCGGACCTTCGATTGAAAATGGGTTTTATTATGATTTTGATATTCCTTCCTTTTCTAGAGAAGATCTGGATAAAATTGAAGATGAAATGAAGAAGATCATTAAAGAAGGGGTCAAAATTGAGCGCTTTACTCTTCCTAGAGAAGAAGCAATTAAATTTATGGAGGAAAAGGGCGAGCCTTATAAGGTGGAGCTGATTCAGGATCTTCCGGAGGGGGCAGAGATTTCCTTCTACCGGCAGGGCGAGTTTACGGATCTATGTGCAGGCCCCCATTTGATGAACACAAAATCCATTAAGGCATATAAGCTCATCTCTTCTTCAGGCGCATATTGGAGAGGCAGCGAGAAGAATGCCATGCTTACCCGGGTTTACGGCACCGCTTTTGCCAAAAAAGAAGAATTGAATGAACATCTGGAATATCTGGCAAGTATCAAAAACCGGGATCATAACAAACTGGGCCGTGACCTGGAGATTTTCGCTACGGTCGATGTGATCGGCCAGGGGCTTCCCCTTCTGATGCCCAAAGGGGCAAAGATTGTCCAGACCTTGCAGAGATGGATTGAGGACGAGGAAGAAAAGCGGGGCTATATGCGAACAAAGACTCCTCTTATGGCAAAGAAGGATTTGTATATCATTTCCGACCATTGGGATCACTATAAGGAAGGGATGTTTGTTCTGGGAAATGAGGAAACCGACGATGAGGTATTCGCCCTCCGCCCAATGACCTGCCCGTTCCAATACTATGTTTATAAGCAGAGCCAGAAATCTTACCGTGACCTGCCATGCAGATACGGCGAGACTTCCACCCTTTTCCGCAACGAAGATTCCGGCGAGATGCACGGATTGACCCGCGTCCGCCAGTTCACCATTTCCGAAGGACATCTGATCGTACGTCCTGACCAGATTGAAGAAGAATTTAAAGGCTGCGTGGATTTGGCAAAATACTGTCTTACAACACTGGGACTGGAAGGCGATGTAACCTACCGGATGTCCAAATGGGATCCAAACAACGCAGACCACTATCTGGGTACGCCTGAGATGTGGGATGAAGTGGAAGACATGATGCGGAAGATCCTGGATCATATTGGAATCCAGTATACGGAAGCCGCCGGAGAAGCGGCATTTTACGGCCCCAAGCTGGATATTCAGGCAAAGAACGTATACGGCAAAGAAGATACCATGATCACCATTCAGCTTGATATGTTCCTGGCAGAGCGCTTTGATATGAGCTTTGTGGATAAGGATGGAACCAAGAAACGTCCTTATATTATCCACAGAACTTCCATGGGCTGCTATGAAAGAACCCTGGCATGGCTGATTGAAAAATATGAAGGAGCATTTCCGACCTGGTTATGCCCTGAGCAGGTACGCATTCTTCCTATTTCTGAAAAATACCATGAATATGCCGGCAAGGTTGCGGCTCAGTTAAAGGAAAACGGCATTCTTGCAACCGTTGACGAACGTGCGGAAAAAATCGGATACAAGATCCGCGAAGCGCGTCTGTCAAAGCTTCCTTATATGCTGGTGGTAGGACAGAAGGAGGAAGAGGAAGGCGTGGTATCAGTACGCAGCCGTTTTAACGGTGATGAGGGCCAGCACCCGCTTTCCGGTTTTATTGATGATATCTGCCGGGAGATTCGTACAAAGGAAATCAAAAAGATAAATATAACAGAAGAAACCAAATAA
- a CDS encoding AEC family transporter has translation MTAVLIKAGAFVSIIMMGYLLKRAGFFQAKDFYLVSRIVIKITLPAAIVSNFSRITMDYSLLFVCVIGFLCNCVTVAAGYGMYAARSKESKAFAMLNMSGYNVGNFTMPFVQSFLSPVGFAATSLFDAGNAVMCTGMTYTLASMVIGEEEKPSVKKAVLKLFSSAPFDAYVLMTVLSILNIKLPSVLISLADTAGGANAFLALLMIGIGFEIRMEKEKMGHILRILGGRYILGILMAVGFYYLTPFELEVRQALAIVSLGPVSSVAPAFTGALKGDVETASAINSLSIVLSIAAITAALIILL, from the coding sequence ATGACAGCAGTTCTGATAAAAGCAGGCGCATTTGTATCAATTATTATGATGGGATACCTGCTCAAACGGGCAGGTTTTTTTCAGGCAAAGGATTTTTATCTGGTTTCCAGAATCGTGATCAAGATTACGCTTCCGGCAGCCATTGTTTCTAATTTCAGCAGGATCACCATGGATTATTCCCTTCTTTTTGTATGTGTGATCGGTTTTTTATGCAATTGCGTCACAGTTGCCGCCGGGTATGGGATGTATGCAGCAAGGTCAAAAGAATCAAAGGCTTTTGCCATGCTCAATATGTCAGGGTATAATGTGGGAAACTTCACCATGCCCTTTGTGCAAAGCTTTTTAAGTCCGGTAGGTTTTGCAGCTACGAGCCTGTTTGATGCAGGAAATGCCGTTATGTGTACCGGAATGACTTATACTCTGGCCAGTATGGTCATAGGAGAGGAGGAAAAGCCTTCCGTAAAAAAAGCAGTGCTCAAGCTATTTTCTTCGGCTCCTTTTGACGCTTATGTCCTTATGACAGTTTTAAGCATATTAAATATAAAGCTGCCTTCTGTCCTGATCAGCCTGGCAGATACAGCAGGAGGGGCCAATGCTTTTCTTGCCCTTTTAATGATCGGCATCGGCTTTGAGATCCGTATGGAAAAGGAAAAGATGGGCCACATTCTCAGGATATTAGGGGGACGTTATATTCTTGGGATTTTAATGGCGGTGGGATTTTATTATCTGACACCCTTTGAGCTGGAGGTGCGGCAGGCACTGGCCATTGTGTCCCTTGGTCCTGTATCTTCCGTGGCGCCTGCCTTTACCGGAGCTTTAAAAGGAGATGTGGAGACGGCAAGTGCCATTAATTCTCTTTCCATTGTACTTAGCATAGCAGCAATTACGGCAGCTTTGATCATCCTTTTATGA
- a CDS encoding branched-chain amino acid aminotransferase — protein sequence MEKIRIEKSACLKEKPGKDNPLTFGTIFTDHMFEVDYEEGKGWYDPRVVPYHKLELDPSSMVFHYGQEMFEGLKAYKAEDGRVLLFRPDKNIERANRSNRRLCMPEIPEDLFLEGLKTVVSVDQDWIPTKPGTSLYIRPFMIATDPFLGVRPSNTYKFMIILSPVGAYYASGLDPVKIWIEDEYVRAVKGGIGEAKTGGNYVASLASQVKAHDEGYSQVLWLDGVQRKYIEEVGAMNIFFKINGVVITPELNGSILPGVTRDSVIALCKKWGVAVEERKISVDEVVSAARSGAMEECFGTGTAAVISPVGELRFEEDRMSVGGGRIGELTQKLYDSITGIQLGKAEGPKGWVVEV from the coding sequence ATGGAGAAAATCAGAATTGAAAAATCAGCTTGTCTGAAAGAAAAACCAGGCAAAGATAACCCGTTGACATTTGGAACCATCTTTACGGACCACATGTTTGAAGTGGATTATGAAGAAGGAAAGGGCTGGTATGACCCCAGGGTCGTTCCATATCATAAACTGGAGCTGGACCCGTCTTCCATGGTATTCCACTACGGTCAGGAGATGTTTGAGGGTTTAAAAGCATACAAGGCAGAAGACGGAAGGGTCTTATTGTTCCGTCCGGATAAGAATATTGAGCGTGCCAACAGAAGCAACCGCAGGCTTTGCATGCCTGAGATCCCGGAGGATTTATTTTTAGAGGGATTAAAAACAGTTGTAAGTGTGGATCAGGACTGGATTCCCACAAAGCCGGGTACCTCTCTTTATATCAGACCATTTATGATTGCCACCGATCCCTTCCTTGGGGTCAGACCATCCAATACCTACAAATTCATGATCATTTTATCTCCTGTTGGAGCTTATTATGCCAGCGGACTTGATCCGGTTAAGATCTGGATTGAGGATGAATATGTAAGAGCAGTAAAAGGCGGCATCGGAGAGGCAAAGACCGGAGGAAATTACGTTGCGTCCCTGGCTTCTCAGGTAAAGGCTCATGACGAAGGGTATTCCCAGGTGTTATGGCTTGACGGCGTCCAACGGAAATACATCGAGGAAGTAGGAGCCATGAACATCTTTTTTAAGATCAACGGCGTGGTCATCACACCAGAGTTAAACGGAAGCATCCTTCCGGGTGTTACCAGAGATTCTGTCATTGCCCTGTGCAAAAAATGGGGGGTCGCTGTTGAGGAACGGAAAATATCTGTTGATGAGGTGGTTTCTGCGGCAAGATCAGGTGCAATGGAAGAGTGTTTTGGAACAGGAACTGCGGCGGTTATATCCCCGGTGGGTGAACTTCGCTTTGAGGAAGACAGAATGTCTGTGGGAGGCGGAAGGATCGGGGAACTGACCCAGAAGCTTTATGATTCCATTACCGGTATCCAGCTTGGCAAGGCCGAAGGGCCGAAAGGCTGGGTTGTGGAAGTATAA
- a CDS encoding acetamidase/formamidase family protein, translating to MKTITRNYITNMISKENPPCDRISAGEIVAFETYDCFTNQFLPEEATFENVVRLPGNPATGPLYIEGALPGDMLKIDILDIEMGPVGIVMLGPGSGSEKEEFSRKVLRRVPVKGGYAYFNDKVKIPVRPMIGVIGVAPAGDGISTITPMDHGGNMDCTQVKKGASLYLPVFAEGALLSMGDFHAIMGDGEVEDCGLEIEGRAIVRVSVVRNKNCVSYPMIETEDKLITIASREAVEEAWRAAARQMYDFLKEKVGMDYEEAGMLLTMTGDLAICQTVNPMKTVRMELPRHITQSYGFDSISVE from the coding sequence ATGAAGACCATAACCAGGAATTATATTACTAATATGATTTCAAAGGAGAATCCGCCTTGTGACAGGATCAGTGCAGGAGAGATCGTGGCCTTTGAGACCTATGACTGTTTCACGAACCAGTTTCTTCCGGAAGAAGCGACGTTTGAAAATGTGGTAAGGCTGCCGGGAAATCCTGCTACAGGCCCCCTCTATATTGAAGGGGCGCTGCCAGGGGACATGCTTAAGATCGATATTCTGGATATTGAGATGGGGCCGGTGGGAATTGTCATGCTTGGGCCCGGCAGTGGAAGTGAAAAGGAGGAATTTTCCCGGAAAGTATTAAGGCGGGTTCCTGTAAAAGGCGGATATGCCTATTTTAATGATAAAGTCAAAATTCCGGTCAGGCCCATGATCGGCGTCATCGGCGTGGCACCGGCAGGGGATGGGATTTCTACCATTACTCCCATGGATCACGGCGGAAATATGGACTGCACCCAGGTAAAAAAGGGAGCTTCCCTGTATCTGCCTGTATTTGCGGAGGGAGCGCTTTTGTCCATGGGAGATTTTCATGCTATCATGGGAGACGGCGAGGTAGAGGATTGCGGCCTGGAAATAGAAGGACGGGCTATCGTAAGGGTGAGTGTGGTGCGCAATAAAAACTGTGTCTCCTATCCGATGATTGAGACAGAGGATAAACTTATTACCATTGCATCCAGGGAAGCGGTGGAGGAAGCATGGCGGGCGGCAGCCAGACAAATGTATGATTTCCTGAAGGAGAAGGTGGGAATGGATTATGAAGAGGCCGGAATGCTCCTTACCATGACCGGGGACCTGGCCATCTGCCAGACAGTAAACCCGATGAAGACAGTGAGAATGGAGCTCCCCCGTCATATAACTCAAAGTTATGGTTTTGATTCCATTTCGGTAGAGTAA
- a CDS encoding HAD family hydrolase translates to MYNYIIFDIDGTILDTEIAVLSSLQKLLLEERNENFSFEDLSFALGIPGEAALSKLGITDLLESNEKWNKYLKDYFHHVKVFDDVKDTLVKLNEMGIATGIVTSKTKQEFINDFEPFGLSNYFKLVVCADDTEKHKPDPEPILKFIELSGADKSKAIYIGDTKYDRDCAVGAGIDFALALWGAKTSTGIHANYIFETPKQILEHIIK, encoded by the coding sequence ATGTATAATTATATTATATTTGATATTGATGGTACAATTTTAGATACTGAAATTGCAGTTTTATCGTCACTTCAAAAATTATTGCTGGAAGAACGAAATGAAAATTTTAGTTTTGAAGATTTAAGTTTTGCTTTGGGGATTCCAGGAGAAGCAGCATTAAGTAAACTTGGAATAACTGATCTTTTAGAATCAAATGAGAAATGGAATAAATATTTGAAAGATTATTTTCATCATGTAAAGGTTTTTGATGACGTGAAGGATACTTTAGTTAAATTAAACGAAATGGGAATTGCAACAGGTATCGTTACCTCAAAGACGAAACAAGAGTTTATAAATGACTTTGAACCGTTTGGATTATCCAATTACTTTAAATTAGTTGTTTGTGCAGATGATACAGAAAAACATAAACCTGATCCGGAGCCAATTTTAAAATTCATTGAATTGTCTGGAGCAGATAAATCCAAGGCGATATACATTGGAGATACGAAATATGATAGAGACTGTGCAGTTGGTGCTGGCATCGATTTTGCATTAGCATTATGGGGCGCTAAAACATCAACGGGAATTCATGCAAATTATATTTTTGAAACTCCGAAACAAATATTGGAACATATAATCAAATAA
- a CDS encoding MATE family efflux transporter, whose translation MKDTKNDFSKGNVVENILKLAVPMTLAQLINVLYNIVDRIYIGRIPENATLALTGLGLCLPIISVVIAFSNLFGMGGAPLCSIERGRGNEKEAERIMGNSFILLVVFGLGLTVLGLAFKKPMLYLFGASDLTYPYADQYISIYLLGNVFVMIGLGMNSFINSQGFGTMGMGTVLLGAVANIILDPIFIFALGMGVRGAALATILSQFLSALWIVKFLTGKKTILTLKTSCFRLRKHRVKDIIALGMSGFTMSMTNSLVQIMYNVSLQHYGGDLYVGIMTVINSVREVISMPVSGITNGAQPVMGFNYGAGKNDRVKRAIIFTSAVSIAYTAVMWGLVHGFPEFFIRIFNQEEELLKAGVPAMRIYYFGFFFMSLQFAGQSVFVALGKAKKAVFFSIFRKVVIVTPLILILPGVLDNGTAGVFMAEPVSNLIGGGACFLTMLATIWPELSDKEKTKAGTE comes from the coding sequence ATGAAAGATACAAAAAATGACTTTTCTAAAGGAAACGTAGTGGAAAACATATTGAAACTGGCTGTTCCCATGACATTGGCCCAGCTCATCAATGTGCTTTACAATATTGTAGACAGAATTTACATAGGCAGAATTCCGGAAAATGCGACCCTGGCCTTAACAGGGCTTGGTCTTTGCCTTCCCATCATATCCGTAGTCATTGCCTTTTCCAACTTGTTCGGCATGGGCGGTGCGCCTTTGTGTTCCATTGAGAGAGGGCGGGGAAATGAAAAAGAGGCAGAAAGGATCATGGGAAATTCCTTTATCCTCCTGGTTGTCTTTGGACTGGGCCTCACTGTTTTGGGCCTGGCTTTTAAAAAGCCCATGCTGTACTTGTTTGGAGCCAGCGACTTAACCTATCCTTATGCGGATCAATACATCAGTATTTACTTATTAGGCAATGTGTTTGTCATGATCGGCCTGGGAATGAACAGCTTTATCAATTCCCAGGGATTTGGGACCATGGGGATGGGAACCGTTCTTTTGGGAGCAGTTGCCAATATTATATTAGATCCCATATTTATTTTTGCTCTGGGTATGGGGGTAAGAGGAGCAGCCCTTGCCACTATTTTGTCCCAGTTTCTTTCTGCTCTCTGGATCGTTAAATTTCTGACGGGGAAGAAGACTATTTTAACACTTAAGACTTCCTGCTTTCGTTTAAGGAAGCACAGGGTAAAAGATATCATTGCCCTGGGAATGTCAGGCTTTACCATGTCTATGACCAACAGTCTGGTGCAGATCATGTATAATGTCTCCCTTCAGCATTATGGCGGGGACTTATATGTGGGAATTATGACCGTTATCAATTCGGTCAGGGAAGTGATTTCCATGCCTGTTAGCGGCATAACCAACGGTGCCCAGCCGGTCATGGGCTTTAATTACGGGGCAGGAAAGAATGACCGGGTAAAGCGGGCTATTATTTTCACCTCGGCGGTTTCCATCGCATATACTGCAGTCATGTGGGGGCTGGTCCATGGCTTTCCGGAGTTTTTTATCCGGATTTTCAATCAGGAAGAGGAACTTCTGAAAGCAGGTGTTCCGGCCATGCGGATCTATTACTTCGGCTTTTTTTTCATGTCCCTGCAATTTGCCGGGCAGTCTGTGTTTGTCGCTTTGGGAAAAGCAAAAAAGGCAGTGTTCTTTTCCATTTTCCGCAAGGTTGTGATTGTAACTCCCCTGATCCTCATTCTTCCCGGTGTACTTGATAACGGGACCGCAGGGGTTTTTATGGCGGAGCCGGTTTCCAATCTCATCGGAGGCGGAGCCTGCTTTTTGACCATGCTGGCTACCATATGGCCGGAGCTTAGTGATAAAGAGAAAACCAAGGCTGGTACAGAATGA
- a CDS encoding NTP transferase domain-containing protein, which translates to MKISRIGGVIAAASKKDAEPLLQIGTIPIIKRIVISFQQAGIFPIVVVTGAEEDEVKYQLSSYGVIFIRNENCEQPELIDSVKIGLKYLLGKCDRMVFTPVNVPMFTPVTLSSLLAASGDIVTPSCKDKGGHPIVLSETIIPEIIAYAGNGGLKAAITAMAGRRIFLPVDDPGIYISVRDSRQLEAYLAEHNRALLHPTVHLNLQRESIFFHTRIKLLLYLILDTHSVRSACDRMALSYGKAWDMLNKLEAETGYPIVERKHGGRRGGNTTLTLQGIQFLINWQKLEDNIFQFTQKEFSTLFRDSGLFR; encoded by the coding sequence ATGAAAATCAGCCGGATTGGCGGAGTCATTGCAGCCGCCAGCAAAAAAGATGCGGAACCTTTACTGCAGATCGGGACAATCCCCATAATCAAACGCATTGTAATATCCTTTCAGCAGGCAGGCATTTTTCCCATTGTTGTGGTGACCGGGGCCGAGGAGGATGAAGTAAAATACCAGTTGTCCAGCTATGGCGTGATTTTTATCCGCAATGAGAACTGTGAACAGCCGGAACTTATTGACTCTGTTAAAATTGGCCTGAAATATTTACTGGGAAAATGTGACCGGATGGTATTCACACCGGTGAACGTCCCCATGTTCACACCAGTAACTTTAAGCAGTCTTCTGGCTGCCTCCGGGGATATTGTAACGCCTTCCTGTAAAGACAAAGGCGGCCATCCGATTGTCCTTTCTGAAACAATTATTCCAGAGATCATTGCCTACGCAGGAAACGGAGGCTTAAAGGCAGCCATTACTGCCATGGCTGGCCGCCGCATCTTTCTTCCGGTGGATGACCCAGGAATCTATATCAGCGTCAGGGATTCCCGGCAGTTGGAGGCATACCTGGCAGAACATAACCGGGCACTTCTCCATCCAACGGTCCATCTGAACCTTCAAAGAGAATCTATTTTCTTTCATACAAGAATCAAGCTCCTGCTGTATCTGATCCTTGACACCCATTCCGTCCGCAGCGCCTGTGACCGCATGGCCCTATCCTACGGCAAAGCCTGGGATATGTTAAATAAACTGGAAGCAGAAACAGGATATCCCATAGTAGAACGGAAGCACGGAGGCAGACGGGGCGGAAACACCACGCTGACCCTACAGGGAATCCAATTCTTAATAAACTGGCAGAAGCTGGAAGATAACATCTTTCAGTTTACACAAAAGGAATTTTCCACCCTGTTCCGTGACAGCGGATTATTCCGGTAA